The genomic DNA ACTTTCAGCCCCAGCCACCGTATGGCTGAGCTGCAGGAAGCCCATGCCGATCTGCCCAAGGGTGAAGAGCGGGATGTGCTTGTTTCCGTGGCGGGACGGGTGATGACCCGCCGGGTGATGGGAAAGCTGGCTTTTTTCACCCTGGCCGATGAGACGGGATCCATTCAGCTGTTCCTGGAGAAGGCGGGTCTGGAGGCCCAGCAGGAGGGTTGGTTCAAACAGATCACCTCGTTGGTGGACAGTGGCGACTGGCTGGGGGTGAGCGGCACCCTGCGCCGCACCGACCGCGGTGAACTATCGGTACGGGTGAGCGACTGGCGCATGCTCACCAAGGCGCTGCAGCCTCTGCCGGACAAGTGGCATGGTCTGGCTGACGTAGAGAAGCGCTACCGCCAGCGTTACTTGGATCTGGTGGTGTCTCCTGACAGCCGGGAGACGTTCCGGCGCCGGGCTCGCCTGGTGAGTGGCATTCGCTGCTGGCTCGATCAGCGCGATTTCCTCGAGATCGAGACCCCGGTTCTCCAGAGCGAACCTGGTGGTGCTGATGCTCGACCGTTCGAGACCCATCACAACGCCCTCGACCTGCCCCTCACACTGCGGATTGCTACCGAGTTGCACCTGAAGCGCTTGGTGGTTGGTGGCTTTGAGCGGGTGTATGAACTGGGTCGGATCTTCCGCAATGAAGGGGTCAGCACCCGCCACAACCCCGAGTTCACCTCGGTGGAGATCTATCAGGCCTACAGCGACTACGTCGGAATGATGGAGCTCACCGAGCAGATGGTCAGCGCGGTGTGTGAAGAGGTCTGCGGCACGACCTCCATCACCTACCAGGGCACCGCGATCGATCTGGCACCGCCGTGGCGGCGCGCCACGATGCACGAGCTCGTGCAGGACGCGACGGGGCTTGATTTCAATGGCTTCAGCAGTCGGGAGGAGGCCGCTGCGGCGATGACCGCCAAGGGCATGCATGCACCTGAATTGGCCGACTCAGTGGGCCGTCTGCTCAATGAAGCCTTCGAGCAGGCGGTGGAGACGACCCTGATTCAGCCCACCTTCGTCACCGATTACCCGATGGAGATTTCGCCCCTGGCTCGGCCTCATCGCAGCAAGCCTGGCCTGGTGGAACGCTTTGAGTTGTTCATCGTCGGCCGCGAGCACGCCAATGCCTTCAGTGAGCTTACCGATCCTGTGGATCAACGGCAGCGCCTCGAAGCTCAGCAGGAGCGCAAGGCGGCGGGTGATCTGGAGGCCCAAGGGTTGGACGAGGATTTCGTCATGGCCCTGGAGGTGGGTATGCCCCCCACGGGAGGTCTGGGGATCGGCATCGATCGGCTGGTGATGTTGCTCACCGACAGCCCTTCGATTCGGGATGTGATCGCCTTCCCGCTGCTGCGGCCCGAGTCCCGCCAAGGAGAACCACCCTCAGTGGAATAATGGGAGGAGTGGCATGGTTCTATCCCCATGAGTGGAGAACGCGTCGGGTTTCGCTTCAAGCACGCTGATGCCGTGGTCAAGCGGAATCC from Synechococcus sp. MU1643 includes the following:
- the lysS gene encoding lysine--tRNA ligase; its protein translation is MSELRDTRLEKAKTLEELGQGPYSLTFSPSHRMAELQEAHADLPKGEERDVLVSVAGRVMTRRVMGKLAFFTLADETGSIQLFLEKAGLEAQQEGWFKQITSLVDSGDWLGVSGTLRRTDRGELSVRVSDWRMLTKALQPLPDKWHGLADVEKRYRQRYLDLVVSPDSRETFRRRARLVSGIRCWLDQRDFLEIETPVLQSEPGGADARPFETHHNALDLPLTLRIATELHLKRLVVGGFERVYELGRIFRNEGVSTRHNPEFTSVEIYQAYSDYVGMMELTEQMVSAVCEEVCGTTSITYQGTAIDLAPPWRRATMHELVQDATGLDFNGFSSREEAAAAMTAKGMHAPELADSVGRLLNEAFEQAVETTLIQPTFVTDYPMEISPLARPHRSKPGLVERFELFIVGREHANAFSELTDPVDQRQRLEAQQERKAAGDLEAQGLDEDFVMALEVGMPPTGGLGIGIDRLVMLLTDSPSIRDVIAFPLLRPESRQGEPPSVE